Part of the Caminicella sporogenes DSM 14501 genome is shown below.
TCTTACCATGGTCTACGTGACCTATTGTTCCTATGTTTACGTGTGGCTTCGTTCTCTCAAATTTTGCCTTTGCCATCTTTCTTCCTCCTTCTTAACTTTCTCATTAAATGTTTTTTAACCAAGGTCAATGTAAACTGACCCTGGTGTATCTTAATATGTATATAAATATAATTTTGATGTGTTGTGGAGCCCACGAGCGGATTTGAACCGCCGACCTCCGCCTTACCAAGGCGACACTCTAACCTGCTGAGCTACATGGGCATTTACCTATAATATTTTACTACTTTTGTTTAGACAAGTCAACGTGTTTTTTGCTTTCATATTTTTCCACAGCAACATCAATTGCCCTTTGACTCTAAAAACCTCTCTAATTTTCTTTTTACTCTTTGAAGAGCATTATCAATTGACTTTACATGCCTGTTTAAATCTTTGGCTATTTCTTGATAAGATTTTCCCTGCAAATAAAATATAAGAACCTGCCATTCTAAATCACTTAAAATTTCTCCAATTTTACTTTCTATGTTATTAATTTCTTCTCTTGAAATTAATAATTCTTCTGGGTCAGATATTTTTTTACCAGATAAAACATCTAAAAGAGTTCTATCTGACTCCTCATCATATATAGGTTTATTAAGCGACACATAAGAATTTAAAGGTATATGCTTTTGCCTAGTTGCTGTTTTTATAGCAGTAATTATCTGCCTAGTTATACACAGTTCTGCAAAAGCTCTAAACGACGATATTTTATCACTTCTATAATCCCTTATAGCCTTAAATAATCCTATCATTCCTTCTTGAATAATATCTTCTCTGTCTGCACCAATTAAAAAATAAGACCTTGCTTTTGCTCTTACAAAATTTTTATATTTTTTTATCAAATATTCCTGAGCCCTTGGATCCCCATTTTTGGCATCTTCTACAACTTTTTCATCAACTAACACTTCATAAACTTCTGGTTCTTCTTTGTATGCTCCTACTCCCACCATCATCTCCTCCTGCCCCTTTAAATATGAAGAGAAAATGCGTCTTTTACGCTTCTTCAATTTCGAGTCCCATAGTCAATTTTTATTAATTTTAATTCCCAACTCAAATTCCAATTGACTTACTTTGTCCAAACACTATGCATAAAAATTATACTGAATACAAAATACCACTATGATTTAATTATATATTACTTAAAATAATTCAGTCAAGATTTAAACCTCTTCTCTTCTCCATTTTTCAAGGGCTTCAAGAATTTTTTGGTCTATTCTGTCGCTTAATGTCGACTTTTTTCTATTTTCCATATCTATTTTATTTTTTATCTTTCCTTTAATTAAATCTAGTTCATATTTTAATTCTCTTGGAGTAACTCTAACAGCTCCACTACCTATAACAACCTGCTGTTCAGCCCAATCTGATGTTACAACTTTTACTATATTCCTCCTATTTTTAACCAAGTCTTCTACTACCTTTTCAATATAAGTGTCTGCTGTCTGATGTTCTTTAGTAAACACTACTTCAATCCCCTTGACATTTTCTTTTTTTACCTTTGCACTTTTAACTTGATAAGCATCAAATACTATTATAACATTTACCCCTGTATAAGAATGATATTCTATCATTTGTTCGATAAGAAAATCTCTAGCCTCTTCTAAATTTTCTCTACTCACTTTTTTAAATTCTGGCAAAGCATTTATTACATTATAACCATCTATTAATAAATATTCTCTCAATTTTAGTTCACCCTAACTATTATCCCTCTGCCTCAAGATTTCATACATTAAAATAGATGCTGCTACAGAGGCATTAAGCGATGTCACTTCTCCCTTCATAGGCAATTTAACCAAAAAATCACACTTTTTCTTAACTAATCTGCTTATTCCTTGTCCCTCACTTCCAATAACCAAAGCAACATTACCCTTTAAATCACTCTCATAATAAAGTTTTTCCCCATCCATATCTGCTCCAACTATCCATACACCTTGCTCTTTTAAATAATCTATAGTTCTTGAAATATTAGTAACTCTTGAAACTGGAACATACTCAATAGCTCCTGCTGAAGTCTTAGCTACAGTAGCAGTAAGACCTACAGCTCTTCGCTTCGGAATAATAATACCATGAGCTCCTGCTGCATTTGCAGTTCTAATTATAGAACCCAAATTATGAGGGTCTGTTATTTCATCTAAAATAATTAAAAAAACTTCTTCATCTTTGCTCCTTGCTCTTTCCAATAATTCATCTACTTCATAGTACTTATATGCTGCTACATAAGCAATAACTCCTTGATGTGCATGTGATACCGATATTTGATTTATCTTATTTTTATCTACATATTGAATAGGTATTCTATTTTCTTTAGCCACAGCTAATATTTTCTTTATAGAACCTTCTTTATTTCCTTTTGATATGAGAATTTTTTCTATTTCTCTTCCAGATTTCAAAGCTTCTATTACTGGATTACGTCCTTCAATAATATTTGCATTATTCAAACTCTTTTCACTCCCTACAAATTAAATCTCTCTAAATTTTTTTCTCACTTCTTCAATTCGCCCACAAGTCATATTTCCTTCTGGACATGGTCCATTAATACAATTTGGTCCTGCATTTTTAAATATATTCGGAGCAACTTTTTTTACAAGCTTAAGCATTTCTGTAGCTAAATTTCTTATCTCCCACTGAGCTCTATTACAACACCTGTGATTAAAAAAATGAAGTAATGTCCTTGCATTCATAGTAACTACTATTTTTGTTTCACAAGCATTTGGAAATACAAATCTAGCATCTTCTATAGCTCTCTTTTCAGCTAATTTTTCAGCTTCTTTATCACTTTTTCCTTCTGATATAAAAGTTTTATAGTGTTTATCTTTTAGCATTTTAGTCAGTCTGTTATAAATTTTTTGGTCATCTTGCATAGCTTTAATAAATAATTCCTTAGCTTCTGGAATAGATTCTATTTCTGGCGGAATTATATATTCAAACTGTTCTAGTTTAACATATCTTTGAGATTGTTGAGAATAAGAAGCTATTCTATGTCTTACCAACTGATGAGTTAAAACTCTACTTACTCCTTCTATACCAAATGTAAAAGATATATGTTCAAGAGGTGATTGATGTCCTAATCCCATAAGCATATTAACAAACTTTGCAACCTTTTCATCATTAATATTTTCTGCAATTTCCTCAATTCCAACTGGAGAATAACATAGTTTTGCAGCAGATGCAACAACTTTTTCTGGCTCTGGAGTATAAGTTATTAAATTAACCTTCATTATAAAGCCTCCTCTTTTATTTATATTCAATGTCTGAATTCTCAGCTCTTATTTTTAATCTTAGCTTTTATAAACTCCAATATCTGATGAAATGAAGTATAAATAGCATAAAATTGATTATTTAATAGTTTACTTCCTACTTAAAACTTTATCTTCTCCATAAGGCAGAATATGTAGTACATACTTTCGAATTTTTGCTTTGTATTTTCCAGAAATTTTAACTTGTTTGTAATTATTATTGTTTTCATCTTTAACTTCGATTATAGATATTCCTTTATCGTCAATTTTTTTTATACTTACAACTCTAAAATTTATTAATCCTTTCTTCATAAAAAAGTTATTATTATACCTTTTATATGTTAATTTTTCTACATATTCTTTAAACATCTTTTCTTCATATGTCCTCGGCTTAAATTCATCTAAAAATAAAGATTTAACTGTTAAAATTGCAAGTAAAATAATAATTACAATTACATACATTTTCTCTCTTTTGTTCATAATAACCTCCACAGCCAAACTATACTTTTTTATAATATCAAATTTTATTTGCAATATCTTTTTCTATTATTTTTATAGCTTCTGATATTATCTCATTTATTCTTTCTTTATCTCCCTTTAAATATAAATATCCCAATAAACTTTCAAACCCTGTTGCATATCTATAATCTGATATATTTGCATTTTTAGGTATAGTAGCAGATTTTTGATTTCGTCCCTTTTTTACTATACTCCATTCTTCTTCTGTCAGCTGGTTTTGCAGGGCATGTACAATTTGTGCCTGTCCGGAAGCCTTCACAAACTTAATAGCTAACTTATGAAACTCATGCACTTTTCCTTCATATTTGTACACTATATAAGTTCTTATGTAAACTTCATATAATGCATCACCAATATATGCAAGTATAAGCGGATGAGTATTTTTAATATCCATTTCACTTTTCTCTTTTAAATTCATAATTGATAAAAAGTTTTTCATATTTTTATCATCCTTTGTATGTTTTAATTTGTCATTATACTAATTATATTATATCCTAAATTCTACAAACTACTTTATCATATTTATTATCACATAGGCAATAATACAATTTATCTAAAACTTTACATTTTCAAAAAACAAAACCAGAGATTTGCTCTCTGGTTAATATATTTAAAATATAAAATATTTTTCTATAATCTACATCCTTCTCCACTTAACTCCTTGAGGTGTATCCTCTAATATAATTCCCTTAGCTCTTAAATCATCTCTTATCTTATCTGCCAAAGCATAATTTTTTTCTTTTCTAGCTTTTTGTCTTTCTTCTATAAGTTTTTGAATTTCTTCATCTAAAAGTTCTTTTTCTTTACTCAAAAAACCTAATACACCTGTTAATTCTTTCAACAATTCATAACTTTTTTGTACAATCTCTTTTGAAGATTCTCCTGATATTTTAGTATTTATTTCTTTAACAAGTTCAAATATAGCTGCTATAGCATCAGCTGTATTTAAATCATCATCCATAGCCTTTATAAACTTATCTTTATACTTCTTAAAACCTTCAAAAATACTAATT
Proteins encoded:
- a CDS encoding NYN domain-containing protein, with amino-acid sequence MREYLLIDGYNVINALPEFKKVSRENLEEARDFLIEQMIEYHSYTGVNVIIVFDAYQVKSAKVKKENVKGIEVVFTKEHQTADTYIEKVVEDLVKNRRNIVKVVTSDWAEQQVVIGSGAVRVTPRELKYELDLIKGKIKNKIDMENRKKSTLSDRIDQKILEALEKWRREEV
- the rlmB gene encoding 23S rRNA (guanosine(2251)-2'-O)-methyltransferase RlmB; protein product: MNNANIIEGRNPVIEALKSGREIEKILISKGNKEGSIKKILAVAKENRIPIQYVDKNKINQISVSHAHQGVIAYVAAYKYYEVDELLERARSKDEEVFLIILDEITDPHNLGSIIRTANAAGAHGIIIPKRRAVGLTATVAKTSAGAIEYVPVSRVTNISRTIDYLKEQGVWIVGADMDGEKLYYESDLKGNVALVIGSEGQGISRLVKKKCDFLVKLPMKGEVTSLNASVAASILMYEILRQRDNS
- the thyX gene encoding FAD-dependent thymidylate synthase — translated: MKVNLITYTPEPEKVVASAAKLCYSPVGIEEIAENINDEKVAKFVNMLMGLGHQSPLEHISFTFGIEGVSRVLTHQLVRHRIASYSQQSQRYVKLEQFEYIIPPEIESIPEAKELFIKAMQDDQKIYNRLTKMLKDKHYKTFISEGKSDKEAEKLAEKRAIEDARFVFPNACETKIVVTMNARTLLHFFNHRCCNRAQWEIRNLATEMLKLVKKVAPNIFKNAGPNCINGPCPEGNMTCGRIEEVRKKFREI
- a CDS encoding Mini-ribonuclease 3, producing the protein MKNFLSIMNLKEKSEMDIKNTHPLILAYIGDALYEVYIRTYIVYKYEGKVHEFHKLAIKFVKASGQAQIVHALQNQLTEEEWSIVKKGRNQKSATIPKNANISDYRYATGFESLLGYLYLKGDKERINEIISEAIKIIEKDIANKI